From Apilactobacillus bombintestini:
CGTAACTACGATAAGATGAATAATTGCGGGTATCAAAGTAGAAAAAGGTGTATGCAGATAATCACTATCGATTATCTTAAATAAGTTACTCATTCCAATAGATAGGATTAGGGATAAGAAAAGGGCAGTTAAGTCTCTATCCTCAGAAACATTTAGTACCACTGAATTTATTAAAAACATGATTGTAAATAAGATAACTGAATATATACTGATCATTATGAATTCTAGAATAGTCATTTGAGTATTACTAAAGGATAAACCGTCTTGAATACTCTTTATGACTGCTAAAGCAGCTTCACTTTTGGCAATGCTAAAATAAGCGATTAATTGTGAAATTGGAACTAACGAGAAAAGTAATAGCGGGGCTATCTTGTCATTTTTATGCTTCATTTATATAACTCCTTTAAGCTTTTTAATTTATGGAATAACTACGGCTACAAAATAAAATTCATAATGTGTTTATATAGCTAGCGCAATTATATGAGAGGAGCTATTAGTATTCAATTTAAATTTTGCTAAACAATTAATCTTAAATATAGATATATCATATAAAAAAAGAACCCCAGAATTAACTGGAGAGTTCTTTTTAATTAGTATTACCAAATATTTACTCGATCTTCTGGTTTCATGTACATTTTATCTTCAGGAGTGATATCAAAAGTCTTGTAGAAGTCATCTAAGTTCTTAACTTGTACTTGAGCTCTTAATTCAGAAGGGGCATGCACATCGATAGAAAGTAGTAATTTCTTAAATTCATCAGTAGACTTAGTACGCCAGATAGTAGCCCAGTTTACGAAGAAGTCACGTAGGTTGCAATCGTCTTCACCTTTAGCAGCTTCTAGAGCACAACTTAAACCACCACCATCGGCGATGTTTTCAGAAACAGTAAGTTTACCGTTAACTTTTTGACCGGCAAATTCAATACCATCAAATTCTTTAATCATGCTTTGAGCTAATTTATCAAAGTGTTCATGATCTTCTTTAGTCCACCAATTGTTTAAGTTACCATCTTGGTCAAATTGGCAACCGTTGTTATCAAAGGCATGAGAAATTTCGTGCGCAATAACAGCACCAATACCACCAAAGTTTTGACTAGATGATTGTTTTAGACTGTAGAAAGGAGCTTGTAAGATAGCAGCAGGGAAGACAATGACGTTTTCCATTGGAGAGTAATAAGCATTAACTGTATTAGCACTCATATCCCATAAGCTCTTGTCTACTGGTTTGTTCCATTTACTAAAGTTATGTTTGATGATGATTTTAGAAATGTTTTCGACGTTGTTGTATAAGTCACCGCCGTCTTCTTTACCAGTTACCTTGAATTGATGGTAAAGAGGATTAATTTCATCTGGGTATCCTACATGAATACCTAGGGCATTTAACTTAGTAATAGCCATTTTCTTAGTGTCATCACTTAACCAAGTGTTGTTTTCTAGGCGTTTTTCATAAACGTTAATCATTTTAACTACCATGTCGTGAACGTCTTGTTTAGCTTTTTCACCAAAGTATTTACGTCCATAGTAGTCACCAACTACTTGATCAAACATACCGGATGCTAAGTAGAAAGCAGCTTTCTTAGGCTTAGTAGCTTCCTTCTTACCAGAAAGCACACGAGAGAATTGACCACCAATTTGACGGAATTCTTCGGATAATAAATCAGATGAGCCGTTAACTACTTTAACTAACATCCAGTTCTTCATCTTGGCAAAGTTATCTTCAGTTACGAAGCTATCAAAGGCTTTAAAGTAAGCAGGTTCAGATACGATTACTTGATCAGGAACTTGTCCTACTAGGCCTTTAACGTAGTCCATTAAATTGAATACCTTAACTTGTTTAGCTAAGTCTTCGAACTTCATTGGGTTGTACATCTTAGTCATATCAGCACTTTCTTCGGCTGATTTAACATTAGGGGCAATCATACGGTCAAATTCTTCCGCAGAGTCCACAATGTTTTTAGCTTGTGCATCTGAATAACCTACCATAGTAAGTAGTTTTTGAGACATTTCCTTAAAGACTGGCATTAACTTAGCGCCAGCTGGATTATGTTTATCATAATAAGTTTTGTCAGGTAGGAAAGTGGAGGCACCACTAGCGTATAATGCGTTGTATTTAGCATTCTTCATGTCCGCTTCAATACCAAAACTAAATGGTAAAGGTAGGCCACTGAAGGTCCAATCACTAAGTTGATTATTTAAATCATCATAGGATTTAACGTCTTCAATACGTTGTAGAGTAGGTAGTAATGGTTTAGCACCATCAGCTTTACGCTTATCGAAATCCATAGCTAAATCATATAGCTTTTTGAATTCACCCATATCGTCATTTTGAGGTTTCATTTTACCAGATTGTAAATCATCAAAATCACTCATTAGTGTTTTATCGATATTATCAACTAAATCCATGAAACCACCAGTAGAAGAGTGGTCACCAGGGATAGTTGCGTTTTTGATCCATTCACCGTTTACGGCGTTATAAAAATCATCCTTGATTAGGGAATCATTAATTTCATTACTCATACAGACACCTCATTTTCTGGTTAGATATACTGATTACTATAATATATAAAAAAGCTATCCACAAGTTATGTGAATAGCTTTTTGTTACTATTAAAGATTATTTGTTAATTAAATCATCAATAGAGTTAATGTTCTTCATGTACTTAGGTACAGCCAAACCAACCTTAGCACCGTATAGGTTAGGACCTACATCATCGATTTTATCCTTGTATTGTTTCAAGTATAAACCGGCAGTGTTAGGTAACCATGCAGATAATGAAGCATCAGCAGCGTTAGTAGCAATTGATGCCCACATTGGTTGCATTTCTAGTGCTTGGATAGTGGTCTTGTAACCCATCTTGTTTAGAACTTCAGCCATAACGTTAGTAGATGCGATTTCAGAATCCCATGCTACGTAAGTTAATTTAACTGATTTTCCGTTTCCACGAGGAGCACCCTTAGTCCATTGTTCGTAAAGCTTAGGATTCTTTTGAATGAATTCATCAGCGGCTTTCTTAGGATCAACACCAGCGTTAGTCTTAAGCATAACGTCTGACATTTGACTTGGGTTCCAGTGGAATTGTTTTAGAATTTGGTAAGCACCAGGATTATCCTTGGCTAAACCTTTTCTAGTAATTGTGTGGATTTGTTCAGCTTTTCCGTATACGTTCTTAGGATCTTTTAAGAACTTGATAGGGAACTTCTTGAACATCCAGTGAGGTTGCCAACCGGTAACCACAATTGGTTGTTTGTACTTAATTGCTTTGGCCAGTGTACTGGTCATTGCAGCAGTTGAACTAGTTTGTAGTTGCCATTTGTGTTGAGCTAAAGGATATTGCTTTAGCGCATTTTGTGTAGAAGCCATGATACCAGCACCAGCATCAATACCAGTGATAGTGTAGTTAATTTGAGGACCTAGCTTCTTATGAGGATTATATGGTGAAGTTAAACTACTGCAAGCAGTTAAAACTGTCGCAAGAAGAAACATTGTTAATGTTGCAAGAACATATCTAACTTTCTTTCTCATAAAAAATCCTCCTATTATTCGTGGTCTTGTTTGTTTTTGTTAAAGGCTTGAGTAACACGGTCAAGGATAATAGCTAGGATAACGATAGCTAAACCAGCAGTGAATCCGGAACCAGCATTATTTCTACCTACGGCGAAGTATACTTGAGAACCTAATCCCATAGCACCAATCATGGAAGCAATAACAACCATGGATAGAGCTAACATCATACCTTGGTTAACACCAGACATTAATGTGCTCTTAGCGATAGGTAATTCAACCTTGATAAGTTTTTGCCAACTAGTTGAACCAAATGAATCAGATGCTTCAATTAGATCAGCAGGTACTTGTTCGATACCTAAGTTTGTCATTCTAACTACTGGAGGTAGTGAGAAGATAACTGATGCGATAACACCAGGAACCATTCCAATACCGAATAAAGCAACGGCAGGAATTAGGTAAACGAAGGCAGGCATGGTTTGCATAAAGTCAAGAATAGGTTTAACGATAATCTTAACTGTATGACTCTTAGCCATCCAAATACCAACAGGAATACCGATAACTACAATAATCAAACTGGAAGTTAATACTAAAGTAAGAGTTTGAGTCATATCACGCCAGTAACCTTGGTTGTAAATTAATAGTAAACCAATTAGTTCAAATAGCATTAGACCCCAGTGCTTACTATCATGTAAAGCCCAGTAAGTAATAGCAAGAACTAAAACGATAAATAGCCAAATAGGTAATAAATCAAATACCCATTGGAAAGCATTAACGATAGCACCGATAAAGTTAGTGATACCGTTGAAGAAACCTACGAATTGAGTTAACCAGTTAACAAAGTTGTTAATCCAGTCTGCCAAAGGAATGGCAGTCATATTTAAAGCGAATAAATTAGCCATTATTTTCCACCCCATTTCCAGAAATTGCGCCTAGTACGGAACTTCTAATAATAATTCCTAATAGTCGATCATTTTCGTCAGTAACAGCGAATGGTACTGATGTCTTAGAAATATCATTTAGGATAGACTTAATTGGTGTTTCTGGTCTAGTAGTTGGAACATCAGTCTTCAAGATTGATTCTAAGTCACGTTTATCATTTTCGATTTGGTTGATAACGTCTTTAGCATCAATTAATCCCTTGAAGTGGTGATCAGAGTCAACTACGTAAACACTTGAGTTGTGGTTGTACTTCATTAATCTTAGAGCAGTACGAGGACCATCCTTTTCGATGTTGATAACATCTGGTCTGATCATTACACGACTTGCAGTAAGAATTCTAGTTCTGTCCACACCTTCAATGAACTTTTCAACATATTCGTTCTTAGGATGTTGTAGGATATCTTCAGGTGTACCGATTTGTACGATTTCACCATCACGCATAATCATAATACGGTCACCAATACGTAGTGATTCGTTTAGATCATGTGAAATGAAGATGATAGTTTTCTTCAAGTGTGATTGTAGATCAAGCAATTCGTCTTGCATTTCTTTTCTGTTAAGTGGGTCCAATGCAGAGAAAGCTTCGTCCATCAATAGAATTTCAGGATCATTAGCTAAACCACGAGCTAATCCAACACGTTGTTGTTGTCCACCTGATAATTCATTAGGGAATCTATCATCGTATCCATGTAAACCTACAAGTTCTAGACATTCATGAGCTTTTTGACGACGAGTTTCCTTGTCTACTCCTTGGATTTCTAGACCGTATGCAGTGTTTTCAATAATTGTACGGTTTGGGAAAAGAGCAAAGTTTTGGAATACCATACTCATTTTCTTACGTCTAAATTCACGTAATTCTTTCTTATCAAAGTTAGTAACACTTTCACCGTCTAACTTGATTTCACCTTCAGTAGGTTCGTATAAACGGTTAAGCATTCTGATTAATGTGGACTTACCACTACCGGATAGTCCCATAATTACGAAAATTTCATTCTCGTTAACATCGAAGTTGGCATCATGTACACCAACTACACTGTTAGTTTTAGCAAGAATTTCATCTTTTGATTTTCCTTCGTTGATCATTTCTTTAGCGCGACCAACGTGACGACCGAAAATCTTAGTTAGATGTTTAACTTCAACTTTTTTGGTCATGATTTACCTCCTTGAAAAATTCAGTTGTATAAGAGCATAGATAATATTATTACAAAGCTAATATAGAAATGTCAAATAAGTTGCCAAATAAGAATGTTGATTTGCCGGCTTTAATGGTATATATAATGCATGATATAGCGATTTAATTTTAATTTAAATTTAGTGTGTTAAAATGAATTTTATGTATCATAAATATAAAAATTAGGAAGGAATTATTTTGACAAATATACTAAAAAAACTGCCTATAAAGCTCATAGGGGTTTTATTTTTATTAGGAATCGTAGTGGTGTGGTTCACTAATCATGACGATTTCTTATATTCACAACCCATCATGCAAGTGCAGTCAGCTAAAAAAGTAAATACTTATAAGAATGTAGATAGTTTTCAAAATGTCGATCATAATTATGAGCAACGTTTAACGGGTATTATTACCAACGGAAAACATCGTGGACAAAAGATAACATTCAATAGTAGTTACACCGATTCACAAGCTATGGATCGTCCTTATAAAACTGGCCAAAAGGCGTTTGTAGTTTTACATTCATCCAAAGGCAAAATAACTTCTGCTACTATTAAAGATTACAAAAGAGATGTAGCTGTAGTTACATTAATTTATGTAGCAATGGCATTAATGTTTTTATTTTTGAAAGTTGCAGGGTTAACTGCAATAGGTAGTATTATAATTAATACCTTATTATTTGCCGCAGCTATTTATTTAGATGGCTTTAATAATGGAGCTAACGTTTTGTGGATTTTTTCTATATTAGCAGTACTATTTTCTGCAATTACATTATGGTTAGTTATTGGTTGGAATCGACAAATGTTAGTTACGTTATCTACCACGATAGCATGTACCTTAATTTCTATATTAATTAGTTTAGTGGTGTTTGCTTTTACACATGAAAAAGGAATCTATTACGAATCCATGCAATATGTTACGCAACCACCACGTCCGTTATTCTTAGCGGAAACAATCATTGGATCATTAGGTGCGGTTATGGATGAATCCACTGATATTATTTCTTCCTTGTTTGCATTAAAAATGGAACGTCCTGAAATTTCTGCCAAACAAATCTTTTTATCCGGTAGAAATATTGGAAAATCTATCATGGGTCCACTAGTTAACGTATTGTTCTTTATCTTTATGGGAGAAACATTATCCATGACATTATTATTCTTAAAGAATGGTAATAGTTGGGGTTATTCTTTCTCTATGAATATGTCACTTGGAATGGTACAAAGTTTAATTAGTGGAATTGGTATTGTATTAGCGGTTCCCATTGCTAGTGCGTTAACTGCCATGTTTATAAAGAAGGGGGAAGCTAAATGAGTGCAATTATAGTATTAGGTCTAGTCTTGTTAGTACTAATGGTTTTAATTGGTGGTAAACAAGGCTTACAGTCCTTTTTAAGTTTATTATTAAATTTTGGCTTTCTATTTTTTGCCATCGTTTTAATGGCATTTCATTTTCCTCCTATCATAGTAACTTTAATTACTGGAGTAATTGTTTTGGCATTAACCATTTTCTTAAGTGGAACCAATGATGATACAAGTCGTCTAGCCTATATTGCTTCTTTATTAGTTTTATTCATTTTGGTATTACTAATTATTCCAGTGGAGCATTGGGCACAAGTACAAGGCTTTGGTTTAGAAGATAGTGATGACTTAGAAGGAATGTCATTAACTATTGGCATTAACTTTTTAGATATTGCTATTTCTACCGCTATCTTAAGTACTTTAGGTGCCATTGCGGAAGCCTCTATGGCGATTGCATCCGGATTAGAAGAAATTAAAGAACAACACCCAGAAATTACACCACATCGATTATTCTTTGATGGGATTTACGTGGGTAAACAAATTATCGGAACTACTCTAAATACCTTATTCTTCGGGTTATTTGGAGGTTCACTTTCCTTATTTGTTTGGTTCCACGGCCTAAGTTATTCATTAGGTAATATTTTAAATGACAAAGTTTTCGATGCTGAATTTGTAATTATCTTATTTTCACTAATCGGAGTAATTTTAACTATTCCAATTACTTCGTTAGTAATGACTGAACAATTTAAAAAAGATAGCAAAAAGTCCTAATTATTTTAGGGCTTTTTATTTGCATCCAGTTAATTAAGCATTGATACTAGATTTAAAGACAAGCGAGGCGATACTCATGCAAAAAACAATTCAAAACGCTGATTTAGGAAAGTTAACTCATTTATCGCAATTAACTAAAATTAAAGATCAAATTTTTGCGATTAAAAATTCAGTTAATAATGCAGCCAACATTTATCAACATGAACTTATAAGCTTAGATAAAAATCATAAAGCCCAATTATGGAGCCATTCTTTAAACGTTAGTTCACCCATGCAAATAGGTGATTATCTAGTCTTTTTACGCGGTGGCGATTTATATAAAATGCCACTAAACGGGGGAACTAGCGAAATCATTTTAGAAGATAAAAATGTGACTACCTTAATTGATGGTAAAAATGGTAGGGATGTATATGTGAAGACTGAATATACAGCCGTTCCTCCTAAATTTGATAATACTATTCGTCCAGATACTAGAAGAGTTACCAAGTTTGATAATCGTGCAGATGGTACTGGTTGGATAGATGATAATAATAAATATGCTATTCTTCGATTAGATGTATTAACCGGAAAAATAGTGGATCGTCGCGAACTAAAATATAATTTAGATTTGGTGGATGCACGTGCTGATAATAACGATTTATTAGTACTACGTGGCCGTTATCCAGAATTACAAACTGCTTCTGATGAAACTAAAGCCGCATATATTTGGCACCTGGCTGAGCGTACAGATGATGACCAAATAACAGATATTTCCCATGATGTACTTAAGGGACAATTTAGTGATGCTAAGTTTTCACCTGATTATACACATGTTTATTTAATCGGCAATGATGCCAGTCATCCTAATTGTACGGTTAATGATTTATATGAATATGATATAGATA
This genomic window contains:
- a CDS encoding ABC transporter permease, with amino-acid sequence MANLFALNMTAIPLADWINNFVNWLTQFVGFFNGITNFIGAIVNAFQWVFDLLPIWLFIVLVLAITYWALHDSKHWGLMLFELIGLLLIYNQGYWRDMTQTLTLVLTSSLIIVVIGIPVGIWMAKSHTVKIIVKPILDFMQTMPAFVYLIPAVALFGIGMVPGVIASVIFSLPPVVRMTNLGIEQVPADLIEASDSFGSTSWQKLIKVELPIAKSTLMSGVNQGMMLALSMVVIASMIGAMGLGSQVYFAVGRNNAGSGFTAGLAIVILAIILDRVTQAFNKNKQDHE
- a CDS encoding YibE/F family protein produces the protein MSAIIVLGLVLLVLMVLIGGKQGLQSFLSLLLNFGFLFFAIVLMAFHFPPIIVTLITGVIVLALTIFLSGTNDDTSRLAYIASLLVLFILVLLIIPVEHWAQVQGFGLEDSDDLEGMSLTIGINFLDIAISTAILSTLGAIAEASMAIASGLEEIKEQHPEITPHRLFFDGIYVGKQIIGTTLNTLFFGLFGGSLSLFVWFHGLSYSLGNILNDKVFDAEFVIILFSLIGVILTIPITSLVMTEQFKKDSKKS
- a CDS encoding glycine betaine ABC transporter substrate-binding protein; translated protein: MRKKVRYVLATLTMFLLATVLTACSSLTSPYNPHKKLGPQINYTITGIDAGAGIMASTQNALKQYPLAQHKWQLQTSSTAAMTSTLAKAIKYKQPIVVTGWQPHWMFKKFPIKFLKDPKNVYGKAEQIHTITRKGLAKDNPGAYQILKQFHWNPSQMSDVMLKTNAGVDPKKAADEFIQKNPKLYEQWTKGAPRGNGKSVKLTYVAWDSEIASTNVMAEVLNKMGYKTTIQALEMQPMWASIATNAADASLSAWLPNTAGLYLKQYKDKIDDVGPNLYGAKVGLAVPKYMKNINSIDDLINK
- a CDS encoding quaternary amine ABC transporter ATP-binding protein — protein: MTKKVEVKHLTKIFGRHVGRAKEMINEGKSKDEILAKTNSVVGVHDANFDVNENEIFVIMGLSGSGKSTLIRMLNRLYEPTEGEIKLDGESVTNFDKKELREFRRKKMSMVFQNFALFPNRTIIENTAYGLEIQGVDKETRRQKAHECLELVGLHGYDDRFPNELSGGQQQRVGLARGLANDPEILLMDEAFSALDPLNRKEMQDELLDLQSHLKKTIIFISHDLNESLRIGDRIMIMRDGEIVQIGTPEDILQHPKNEYVEKFIEGVDRTRILTASRVMIRPDVINIEKDGPRTALRLMKYNHNSSVYVVDSDHHFKGLIDAKDVINQIENDKRDLESILKTDVPTTRPETPIKSILNDISKTSVPFAVTDENDRLLGIIIRSSVLGAISGNGVENNG
- a CDS encoding YibE/F family protein, coding for MQVQSAKKVNTYKNVDSFQNVDHNYEQRLTGIITNGKHRGQKITFNSSYTDSQAMDRPYKTGQKAFVVLHSSKGKITSATIKDYKRDVAVVTLIYVAMALMFLFLKVAGLTAIGSIIINTLLFAAAIYLDGFNNGANVLWIFSILAVLFSAITLWLVIGWNRQMLVTLSTTIACTLISILISLVVFAFTHEKGIYYESMQYVTQPPRPLFLAETIIGSLGAVMDESTDIISSLFALKMERPEISAKQIFLSGRNIGKSIMGPLVNVLFFIFMGETLSMTLLFLKNGNSWGYSFSMNMSLGMVQSLISGIGIVLAVPIASALTAMFIKKGEAK
- a CDS encoding M13 family metallopeptidase codes for the protein MSNEINDSLIKDDFYNAVNGEWIKNATIPGDHSSTGGFMDLVDNIDKTLMSDFDDLQSGKMKPQNDDMGEFKKLYDLAMDFDKRKADGAKPLLPTLQRIEDVKSYDDLNNQLSDWTFSGLPLPFSFGIEADMKNAKYNALYASGASTFLPDKTYYDKHNPAGAKLMPVFKEMSQKLLTMVGYSDAQAKNIVDSAEEFDRMIAPNVKSAEESADMTKMYNPMKFEDLAKQVKVFNLMDYVKGLVGQVPDQVIVSEPAYFKAFDSFVTEDNFAKMKNWMLVKVVNGSSDLLSEEFRQIGGQFSRVLSGKKEATKPKKAAFYLASGMFDQVVGDYYGRKYFGEKAKQDVHDMVVKMINVYEKRLENNTWLSDDTKKMAITKLNALGIHVGYPDEINPLYHQFKVTGKEDGGDLYNNVENISKIIIKHNFSKWNKPVDKSLWDMSANTVNAYYSPMENVIVFPAAILQAPFYSLKQSSSQNFGGIGAVIAHEISHAFDNNGCQFDQDGNLNNWWTKEDHEHFDKLAQSMIKEFDGIEFAGQKVNGKLTVSENIADGGGLSCALEAAKGEDDCNLRDFFVNWATIWRTKSTDEFKKLLLSIDVHAPSELRAQVQVKNLDDFYKTFDITPEDKMYMKPEDRVNIW